A region of Oscillatoria salina IIICB1 DNA encodes the following proteins:
- a CDS encoding DUF427 domain-containing protein, whose amino-acid sequence MFKPQRIEPKPGQESVWDYPRPPRLEPSPKRIRVVFNGVAIADSQNAQRVLETSHPPVYYIPPEDIKMEYLQRTGRQSFCEWKGNAGYYTIVVNDKQAENAAWFYPHPTSRFAPIKDYVAFYPSRMDACYVDEEQVQAQAGDFYGGWITSDIVGPFKGGAGSWGW is encoded by the coding sequence ATGTTTAAACCTCAACGAATCGAACCAAAACCAGGTCAAGAGTCGGTTTGGGACTATCCGCGTCCTCCCCGTCTCGAACCAAGTCCGAAACGTATTCGAGTGGTTTTCAATGGTGTGGCGATCGCTGATAGCCAAAATGCTCAACGGGTACTCGAAACCAGTCATCCGCCAGTTTACTACATTCCCCCAGAAGATATTAAAATGGAGTATCTCCAACGCACAGGTAGACAATCTTTTTGCGAGTGGAAGGGAAATGCTGGCTATTACACGATTGTAGTTAACGATAAGCAAGCCGAAAATGCAGCTTGGTTTTATCCTCATCCGACTTCCCGATTTGCACCGATAAAAGATTATGTTGCTTTTTATCCTAGTCGCATGGATGCTTGTTATGTAGACGAAGAACAAGTACAAGCACAAGCAGGGGATTTTTATGGAGGTTGGATTACTAGCGATATTGTCGGTCCTTTTAAAGGTGGTGCAGGAAGCTGGGGTTGGTGA
- the bioB gene encoding biotin synthase BioB — translation MPTPGEALQKWLNTLAARIINGELISKEEARSLTEISAQENILLLCEAADKIRQACCGNTVDLCSIVNIKSGNCSENCSFCAQSVHHPGKDSPIYGLKSKEEILAQAKAAAAAGAKRFCLVSQGRGIKYNSPKSSEFEEIIATVSEIIAQTQIKPCCALGEVTPEQAQALKEAGVTRYNHNLETSENHYPNIVTTHSWRDRVETVKNIKAAGIQACTGGIIGMGESWSDRIDLAFALRELEVESVPINLLNPRKDTPLGEQSKLDPWEALKAIAIFRFILPQQILRYAGGREAIMGELQSWGLKAGINAMLIGHYLTTLGQPPEQDQAMLASLGLEGGEAPIPGEYSATHASRNT, via the coding sequence ATCCCCACACCAGGAGAAGCATTACAAAAGTGGCTCAACACTTTGGCGGCAAGAATTATTAATGGGGAGTTAATATCGAAAGAAGAAGCGCGATCGCTAACGGAAATTTCCGCTCAAGAAAATATTTTGCTCTTGTGCGAAGCGGCTGACAAGATCCGTCAAGCTTGTTGCGGCAATACAGTAGATTTGTGCAGTATTGTCAATATCAAATCGGGTAATTGTTCGGAAAATTGCAGTTTTTGCGCTCAATCTGTGCATCATCCGGGCAAAGATTCGCCAATTTACGGTTTAAAATCAAAAGAGGAAATTCTCGCTCAAGCTAAAGCAGCCGCAGCCGCAGGTGCAAAACGCTTTTGCTTAGTTTCACAAGGACGAGGAATTAAATACAATAGTCCGAAATCTAGCGAATTTGAGGAAATTATCGCCACAGTCAGCGAAATTATTGCCCAAACCCAGATTAAACCCTGTTGTGCTTTAGGAGAAGTCACCCCCGAACAAGCACAAGCCTTGAAAGAAGCCGGAGTCACTCGTTACAATCACAACTTAGAAACCTCCGAAAATCATTATCCCAACATAGTTACCACTCATAGCTGGCGCGATCGCGTCGAAACCGTGAAAAATATTAAAGCGGCGGGAATTCAAGCTTGTACGGGCGGTATTATCGGCATGGGCGAATCTTGGTCAGACAGAATTGACCTCGCTTTTGCACTCAGAGAATTAGAAGTCGAATCAGTACCGATTAACTTACTCAATCCCAGAAAAGATACACCATTAGGAGAACAAAGCAAACTCGATCCCTGGGAAGCACTCAAGGCGATCGCCATTTTCCGCTTTATTTTACCTCAGCAAATTCTCCGTTACGCTGGAGGTAGAGAAGCTATCATGGGCGAATTACAAAGCTGGGGACTCAAAGCCGGAATTAACGCCATGTTAATCGGACATTACCTCACCACCCTCGGACAACCTCCAGAACAAGACCAAGCTATGCTAGCATCCTTGGGATTAGAAGGTGGTGAAGCGCCCATTCCTGGTGAATACTCAGCTACTCACGCAAGTCGAAATACCTAA
- a CDS encoding PBP1A family penicillin-binding protein, with the protein MSNQPPRNPQTQISQVFTQAVQTIANLGAMALKPGAKVPEIQISDAGKSAEFPLLGDRYSLGRSSKSCEIVVRNPVVSQVHLSIERDRKSPRHFNLKDEGSTNGIYFGKRRVTNIRLRHGDKFSLGPPELAEAVEVKYYNPPPFLIRGLRYGLYGMGGVVGIAALAIAVEWTKFSVRPLPRGVQGPVVVVARDGETPLRPQRNEVHRELRNLSDFSPYLRQAVIASEDSRYYWHFGVDPLGILRAIIINLQRQGIAQGGSTITQQLARSLFADYTGRENTAQRKLREMVVALKMETFYSKDELLKTYLNRVYLGVGSSGFEDAAQFYFDKSAADLDISEAATLVAILPAPNSYNPVQDYDTAVQLRNRVITRMAQLGMISSEEASRARRSRIEVSPEAREALSSTIAPYFYSYVFQELQTLLGEELAAEGNFIVETGLDISTQAQAEAALRNSLRTNGASLGYSQGAIVTLDTNTGEIVAMTGGADYSQSQFNRATQAQRQPGSTFKVFGYAAALERGISPGKTYSCAPLTWQGRSYRGCERSSGSIDMYRGLAQSENSVALRVAQDVGLNRVVEMAQRLGVDSRLQAVPGLILGQSEVNVLEITGAYATFANDGVWNRPHAITRILDSGDCENDNQPQTCRVIYDFSQDAQRERQVISPGVAQTMTAMLRGVIQGGTGSAAAIGFGEAGKTGTTDRAVDLWFIGYVPSRDLVSGIWLGNDDNSPTRGSSGQAAQLWGNYMRQVVR; encoded by the coding sequence ATGAGTAACCAGCCTCCGCGTAATCCCCAAACCCAAATTTCTCAAGTTTTTACCCAAGCAGTCCAAACGATTGCTAATCTGGGCGCAATGGCGCTGAAACCGGGGGCGAAGGTTCCCGAAATTCAGATTAGCGATGCGGGTAAGTCAGCCGAGTTTCCTTTGTTAGGAGATCGATATTCATTGGGACGTAGTTCTAAGTCTTGTGAAATTGTGGTGCGGAACCCGGTGGTAAGTCAAGTTCATTTGTCAATCGAACGCGATCGCAAAAGTCCGAGACATTTTAACTTGAAAGATGAAGGTTCGACCAACGGGATTTATTTTGGAAAGCGTCGGGTAACAAATATTCGCTTGCGTCACGGCGATAAATTTTCTCTCGGACCGCCGGAATTAGCCGAAGCAGTGGAAGTAAAATATTACAATCCGCCGCCGTTTTTAATTCGGGGATTGCGGTATGGGCTTTATGGTATGGGTGGAGTAGTGGGGATTGCAGCTTTAGCGATCGCCGTTGAATGGACAAAGTTCTCAGTACGTCCTTTACCCAGAGGAGTCCAAGGTCCGGTGGTAGTTGTCGCCCGCGATGGGGAAACGCCTCTACGTCCGCAACGTAACGAAGTTCACCGGGAATTAAGGAATTTAAGTGATTTTTCGCCTTATTTACGCCAAGCAGTGATTGCATCGGAAGATAGCCGCTATTACTGGCATTTTGGCGTCGATCCGTTAGGAATTTTACGGGCAATAATTATTAATTTACAACGGCAAGGCATAGCTCAAGGTGGTAGTACGATTACCCAACAGCTAGCGAGAAGCTTGTTTGCAGACTACACCGGACGAGAAAATACCGCCCAGCGTAAACTGCGGGAAATGGTTGTCGCGCTGAAAATGGAGACATTTTATAGCAAAGACGAACTGCTAAAAACCTATTTGAATCGAGTGTATTTAGGTGTCGGGAGTTCGGGATTTGAAGACGCGGCACAATTTTACTTTGATAAATCCGCCGCCGATCTTGATATTTCCGAAGCTGCAACCTTAGTGGCAATTTTACCAGCGCCAAATAGTTATAACCCCGTCCAGGACTATGATACCGCCGTTCAGCTAAGGAATCGCGTCATTACACGGATGGCGCAATTAGGGATGATTAGTAGTGAAGAAGCATCTCGTGCGAGGCGATCGCGCATCGAAGTCAGCCCCGAAGCCAGAGAAGCCCTCAGCAGCACGATCGCGCCTTATTTCTATAGCTACGTTTTCCAGGAATTACAAACTTTACTCGGCGAAGAATTAGCCGCAGAAGGTAACTTTATCGTCGAAACAGGCTTAGATATCAGTACCCAAGCCCAAGCCGAAGCCGCACTGCGTAACTCGCTTCGCACGAATGGTGCCAGTCTCGGCTATTCTCAAGGTGCAATTGTCACCCTCGATACCAACACTGGGGAAATTGTCGCTATGACTGGCGGTGCAGACTACTCCCAAAGTCAGTTTAACCGCGCCACCCAAGCCCAACGACAACCCGGATCTACTTTTAAAGTCTTCGGCTACGCCGCCGCCTTAGAAAGAGGCATTTCTCCCGGAAAAACCTACTCCTGCGCCCCTTTAACCTGGCAAGGACGCAGTTATCGCGGTTGCGAGCGTAGTAGTGGCAGTATTGATATGTATCGCGGATTAGCTCAATCCGAGAATTCCGTTGCTTTGCGAGTAGCTCAAGATGTGGGCTTAAACCGAGTCGTGGAAATGGCGCAACGCTTAGGAGTTGACTCGCGTTTGCAGGCAGTACCCGGTTTGATTTTAGGACAAAGCGAAGTTAACGTCCTGGAAATTACTGGCGCTTACGCCACTTTCGCCAACGACGGTGTTTGGAATCGTCCCCACGCAATTACCAGAATCCTCGACAGTGGCGACTGCGAAAACGACAACCAACCCCAAACCTGTCGAGTCATTTATGATTTTTCTCAAGATGCTCAAAGAGAAAGACAAGTAATCTCTCCCGGAGTCGCCCAAACCATGACAGCCATGTTACGAGGAGTTATTCAAGGAGGTACTGGTAGCGCCGCCGCGATCGGTTTTGGCGAAGCCGGAAAAACTGGTACAACCGATCGCGCGGTTGATTTATGGTTTATTGGTTATGTCCCTAGTCGAGATTTGGTTTCCGGGATTTGGTTAGGTAATGACGATAATTCTCCTACTAGAGGCAGTAGCGGACAAGCTGCTCAATTGTGGGGTAATTATATGCGTCAAGTCGTGAGGTAA
- the pstB gene encoding phosphate ABC transporter ATP-binding protein PstB translates to MVTQKDITTQKETVLNTENWSVYYGSFLALKGINLPIPKNSVTAFIGPSGCGKSTLLRCYNRLNDLIPVFKGEGRITYHGQDLYASDVDPVQVRRKIGMVFQKPNPFPKSIYDNIAFGPRINGYKGDMDELVERSLRGAALWDEVKDKLKQSGLAISGGQQQRLCIARTIAVEPDVVLMDEPCASLDPISTLKVEELIHQLKENYTIVIVTHNMQQASRVADRTAFFNVQTTDDGKRQGYLVEYDRTEVIFQSPQEEATQQYVSGRFG, encoded by the coding sequence ATGGTTACTCAAAAGGATATCACCACCCAAAAAGAAACAGTTTTAAATACCGAAAACTGGAGCGTTTATTACGGCAGTTTCTTGGCTTTAAAGGGAATTAATTTACCAATTCCTAAAAATAGCGTTACTGCTTTTATCGGTCCTTCTGGCTGCGGGAAAAGTACCTTACTGCGTTGCTATAACCGTCTCAACGATTTAATTCCCGTCTTTAAAGGAGAAGGAAGAATCACTTATCACGGTCAGGATCTTTACGCTTCTGATGTCGATCCAGTGCAAGTGAGACGTAAAATCGGGATGGTGTTTCAGAAACCGAATCCCTTTCCGAAATCAATTTACGACAATATCGCCTTTGGACCGAGAATTAACGGTTACAAAGGAGATATGGATGAATTAGTCGAACGTAGCTTGCGCGGTGCAGCACTTTGGGATGAAGTCAAAGATAAGCTCAAACAAAGTGGTTTAGCCATTTCTGGGGGACAACAACAGCGTTTGTGTATCGCAAGAACGATCGCCGTAGAACCAGATGTAGTGTTGATGGACGAACCTTGTGCATCTCTCGACCCAATTTCGACACTCAAAGTAGAAGAATTAATTCATCAGCTTAAGGAAAATTATACAATTGTGATCGTTACTCACAATATGCAGCAAGCATCAAGGGTAGCAGATCGAACAGCATTTTTTAACGTGCAAACCACAGATGATGGTAAACGTCAAGGTTATTTAGTCGAATACGATCGCACTGAAGTCATTTTCCAAAGTCCTCAAGAAGAAGCAACTCAGCAATACGTGAGCGGACGTTTTGGTTAA
- a CDS encoding biotin transporter BioY, with protein sequence MSAPNQLLWTIVGLLLTIGGTFVEAFATNVPWNWAERGVQIYSLKVSFQIGAVLLAGCLGGKNAGALSQIAYIILGLTGLQVFNEGGGLEYLTQLSFGYLLGFIPGAWICGYFAFQTKPRLESLAFSCLCGLLTIHISGLTYLIVLYVVSPAGSIETGLWEAMLNYSVYLLPGQLVVICAVTVVAFFLRKVMFY encoded by the coding sequence GTGTCTGCTCCCAACCAACTCCTTTGGACGATCGTCGGTTTACTATTAACCATTGGTGGTACTTTTGTCGAAGCTTTTGCCACCAATGTACCTTGGAATTGGGCAGAACGAGGGGTACAAATTTACTCTCTCAAGGTTAGTTTTCAAATTGGTGCGGTACTGCTAGCTGGTTGTTTAGGAGGCAAAAACGCAGGCGCTCTTTCTCAAATTGCTTACATTATTTTAGGCTTAACTGGGCTACAAGTGTTTAATGAAGGCGGAGGTTTAGAGTACCTCACTCAACTCAGTTTTGGTTATTTGCTCGGTTTTATTCCTGGGGCTTGGATTTGCGGCTATTTTGCCTTTCAAACTAAACCGCGCTTAGAATCTCTGGCTTTTAGTTGTCTTTGCGGCTTGCTAACGATTCATATTTCCGGGCTTACTTACCTGATTGTTTTGTATGTGGTGAGTCCCGCAGGTAGCATAGAGACGGGACTCTGGGAAGCGATGCTAAATTATTCTGTTTATCTTTTACCCGGACAGCTAGTGGTGATCTGTGCTGTGACTGTAGTAGCGTTTTTCCTGCGTAAAGTAATGTTTTATTAA
- the dcm gene encoding DNA (cytosine-5-)-methyltransferase: protein MTPAISSLKSPYLDLLNQELTLPKADNQAPLVIDLFAGCGGLALGFESAGFRTVGYEMLADACATYTKNLSGKCHQVTLTRHPELIDNAQVIVGGPPCQPFSKNGYQLGLLDSRDGFPIFLDAVASYRPQVALFENVRGMLYRNQAYFEQIVAALSQLGYTVEWEILNAADYGVPQRRQRLFCIAHQAVWNWFPKTHLSPYTVGEALGELAFKIPPDAQFVTPNQDKYIQKYEQASQCKKPRDLHLNAPARTVTCRNLSAPTGDMLRIRLPDGRRRRLTVREGARLQSFPDWFEFQGSHQSQCQQIGNAVPPLLAKALAVAVKDCLEAGKKGLKAHSFQPVQLSLNLTLKNPEKSPKKNPSGSNRLEQKRYMEPKIEQALQILKAVGIPVDSQTPRRKLRLALALLAVANIKPNTNWDDAAYWEGVGSWALTSREIINFWNTYYLEALGKPLSSGSYDDVRRKDLALLVPSGLVLRSVANPNAATNDPTRRYAIAADAKNVVRQFGTFEWEETVNQIGIV from the coding sequence ATGACTCCAGCAATTTCCTCTCTTAAATCTCCTTACCTAGATTTACTAAACCAGGAATTAACCTTACCAAAAGCAGACAATCAAGCACCTTTAGTAATTGATTTATTTGCCGGATGCGGAGGATTAGCTTTGGGTTTTGAATCTGCTGGCTTTCGTACTGTTGGCTATGAAATGTTAGCTGATGCTTGTGCTACTTACACAAAAAATTTATCAGGAAAATGTCATCAAGTTACGCTGACGCGCCATCCTGAATTAATCGATAATGCTCAAGTAATTGTTGGGGGACCTCCCTGTCAACCATTTAGTAAAAATGGATATCAACTTGGTTTATTAGATAGTCGAGATGGTTTTCCGATTTTTCTTGATGCTGTTGCAAGCTATCGTCCCCAAGTTGCTTTGTTCGAGAATGTACGCGGAATGCTTTACCGCAATCAAGCTTATTTCGAGCAAATTGTCGCCGCTCTTTCTCAACTAGGTTATACAGTTGAATGGGAGATTTTAAATGCAGCCGATTATGGAGTTCCTCAGCGCCGACAGCGACTTTTTTGTATTGCTCATCAAGCCGTCTGGAATTGGTTTCCCAAAACACATTTATCTCCTTATACAGTGGGAGAAGCGTTGGGAGAATTAGCATTTAAGATACCACCTGATGCCCAGTTTGTTACTCCTAATCAAGATAAATATATTCAAAAATACGAGCAAGCTTCTCAATGTAAGAAACCAAGAGATTTGCACTTAAATGCACCTGCTCGAACAGTAACTTGTCGCAATTTGAGCGCTCCCACTGGCGATATGTTGCGTATTCGTTTACCTGATGGACGTAGGCGAAGATTAACTGTGCGAGAGGGCGCTCGTTTGCAAAGTTTTCCTGATTGGTTTGAATTTCAGGGTAGTCACCAAAGTCAGTGTCAGCAAATTGGAAATGCAGTTCCTCCTTTACTCGCGAAAGCTTTAGCTGTAGCTGTTAAAGATTGTCTTGAAGCTGGAAAGAAAGGATTAAAAGCTCATTCTTTTCAGCCTGTACAATTATCTCTGAATCTTACTCTGAAAAACCCTGAAAAATCACCTAAGAAAAATCCCTCTGGAAGCAATCGCTTAGAACAAAAAAGATACATGGAACCCAAAATTGAACAAGCGTTACAAATTCTTAAAGCAGTTGGTATTCCGGTTGATTCGCAAACACCAAGACGTAAGTTACGTTTAGCATTAGCTTTACTAGCAGTAGCGAATATTAAACCAAATACAAATTGGGATGATGCTGCTTATTGGGAAGGAGTTGGTTCTTGGGCTTTAACTTCACGAGAAATTATCAATTTTTGGAATACTTATTATCTAGAAGCTTTAGGAAAACCGCTATCCAGTGGTTCTTATGACGATGTGCGACGTAAAGATTTGGCGTTGTTAGTTCCTTCTGGTTTAGTATTACGCAGTGTTGCTAATCCTAATGCTGCGACAAATGACCCAACTCGCAGGTATGCTATTGCTGCTGATGCGAAAAATGTAGTTCGTCAATTTGGCACTTTTGAGTGGGAAGAAACGGTAAATCAAATTGGGATTGTTTAA
- the pstA gene encoding phosphate ABC transporter permease PstA, with amino-acid sequence MTLDIHNSPSSRFDPTTLKRNPKSGRTLFGLIMTGVAGLFMVLAIVPLFLILSYVIIQGIGQLQPRIFTELPPPPLVEGGGFGNAILGTILMVGIGALISVPVGVMAAIYLSEFSNGKIAEWTRFATNVLSGVPSIIVGVFAYAVFVLTTKSYSAWAGGFALAVLMLPIIIRTTDEALKLVPQEVRQASVGLGANDYQTVLRVVLPAAVPAIITGVTLAVARAAGETAPLLFTALFTQFWPNWKEFLMEPTASLSVLAYNFAIVPFENQRELAFAAAFILVLLVLLTSIISRLATARRTY; translated from the coding sequence ATGACTTTAGATATTCACAATAGTCCTAGCTCTAGATTTGACCCCACTACCCTGAAACGTAACCCTAAATCTGGTCGTACCTTATTCGGCTTGATTATGACCGGAGTTGCGGGTTTATTCATGGTTTTGGCGATCGTTCCTTTATTTTTAATTCTTTCCTACGTGATTATTCAAGGAATTGGTCAACTCCAACCAAGAATTTTTACCGAATTACCACCACCACCACTCGTGGAAGGAGGCGGATTTGGTAACGCGATTCTGGGCACAATTCTGATGGTAGGAATTGGTGCATTAATTAGCGTTCCCGTAGGTGTAATGGCAGCAATTTATCTGTCCGAATTTAGTAACGGAAAAATTGCTGAATGGACTCGTTTTGCCACTAACGTTTTGAGCGGCGTACCCTCAATTATTGTCGGTGTATTTGCCTATGCAGTTTTCGTTTTAACAACTAAATCTTATTCCGCTTGGGCGGGAGGATTCGCTTTAGCTGTCTTGATGTTACCAATCATCATTCGGACTACCGACGAAGCCTTAAAATTAGTTCCCCAAGAAGTACGACAAGCCTCAGTTGGGCTAGGAGCAAATGACTATCAAACCGTGTTGCGAGTAGTGCTTCCCGCAGCAGTTCCCGCGATTATTACAGGCGTAACTCTAGCTGTAGCCCGTGCAGCCGGAGAAACAGCACCTTTGTTATTTACCGCCTTATTTACCCAATTTTGGCCCAATTGGAAGGAATTTTTGATGGAACCAACAGCCTCATTATCAGTGTTGGCTTATAATTTCGCGATCGTACCTTTTGAAAATCAAAGGGAACTGGCTTTTGCGGCGGCTTTTATTTTGGTGCTATTGGTTTTGCTAACCAGTATCATTTCCCGTTTGGCAACTGCAAGACGAACTTATTAA
- the lspA gene encoding signal peptidase II has product MTKNRFFWIVALVGLFLDQLTKQIVLDSFQEIGETVPLWEGVFHLTYVTNTGAAFSLFTNGVHWLRWLSFLVSIGLMALAWFGPRLKISEQLACGFIFAGAAGNGICRFVYGHVIDFLDFRLINFPVFNLADILINIGIIFLLIATFRDTPNRNNRRES; this is encoded by the coding sequence ATGACCAAAAATCGCTTTTTCTGGATTGTTGCCTTAGTCGGGCTATTTCTGGATCAATTAACTAAACAAATAGTCTTAGACAGTTTTCAGGAGATTGGTGAAACAGTTCCTTTGTGGGAAGGGGTTTTCCATCTTACCTACGTTACAAATACTGGGGCGGCGTTTAGTCTGTTTACGAATGGGGTTCATTGGCTGCGCTGGTTATCTTTCTTAGTTAGTATTGGTTTAATGGCGCTGGCTTGGTTTGGTCCGCGCTTAAAAATTAGCGAACAGTTAGCTTGTGGCTTTATTTTTGCTGGGGCGGCTGGTAATGGCATTTGTCGGTTTGTCTACGGTCACGTGATTGATTTTCTTGACTTTCGGCTGATTAACTTCCCAGTGTTTAATCTGGCAGATATCTTGATTAATATAGGAATTATTTTTCTGTTGATTGCTACTTTTCGCGACACTCCCAATCGAAATAATCGTCGAGAAAGTTAG
- the pstC gene encoding phosphate ABC transporter permease subunit PstC — protein sequence MSSVSGDFNQRLEPRPPRERVTDNSFKWAARIFALSILAMLIWIAAIVAIRAVPAIAEFGLGFWVNSSWNPPREEYGVLPAIYGTIVSSIIALGISVPIGLGVAIFLSEDYLPPKVQRIFVFLVELLAAVPSVVYGLWGIFVLIPFLKEITPLKGPGMLPAALVLAVMVLPIIAAISRDAISSVPKDLRQAAVGLGATRWEAIILVILPAASSGIIGGIMLALGRALGETMAATMLIGNANKVNLSIFEPSNTIASLLANQFAEASGLQVAALMYAALILFAMTLVVNILAQMLVKRLQRI from the coding sequence GTGAGTTCAGTAAGTGGAGATTTTAATCAAAGACTAGAACCCCGTCCCCCAAGAGAGCGGGTAACAGATAATAGTTTTAAATGGGCAGCACGTATTTTCGCCCTCTCAATTTTAGCTATGCTAATCTGGATTGCAGCGATCGTCGCGATTCGGGCAGTACCAGCGATCGCTGAATTTGGTTTAGGATTTTGGGTCAATAGTAGTTGGAACCCACCGCGAGAAGAATACGGCGTTTTACCAGCAATTTACGGCACAATTGTTAGTTCAATTATTGCATTAGGAATTTCTGTTCCCATCGGACTTGGAGTAGCAATTTTTCTCAGCGAAGATTACTTACCACCCAAAGTACAAAGAATCTTCGTTTTCCTCGTCGAATTACTTGCGGCTGTCCCCAGCGTAGTGTATGGTTTATGGGGAATTTTTGTCTTAATTCCCTTTCTCAAAGAAATCACACCTTTAAAAGGACCGGGAATGCTACCTGCGGCATTAGTTTTAGCAGTCATGGTCTTACCAATTATCGCCGCAATTTCTCGCGATGCCATCTCTAGCGTTCCCAAAGATTTGCGTCAAGCCGCAGTCGGTTTAGGTGCAACCCGTTGGGAAGCAATTATCCTAGTAATTCTCCCGGCTGCTTCTTCAGGAATCATCGGCGGCATCATGTTAGCACTAGGAAGAGCGTTAGGAGAAACAATGGCAGCAACAATGTTAATTGGTAACGCCAACAAAGTAAATTTATCAATCTTTGAACCATCTAACACGATCGCCTCGCTTCTTGCTAACCAATTTGCTGAAGCAAGTGGCTTGCAAGTAGCAGCTTTGATGTATGCTGCCTTAATTTTGTTTGCCATGACCTTAGTAGTCAACATCTTAGCCCAAATGCTAGTGAAGAGACTCCAGAGAATTTAA
- the psb27 gene encoding photosystem II protein Psb27, producing MPIRRYLSSLLALVLVVAIALTGCGNTDTGLNGNYRQDSLTLLNSLRTAIELPQDAPNKKEVAELVRKQINDYASRYRRDNKVAALRSFTTMQTALNSAAGYFTPSSYRRPIPDKLKKRLEQEFRQIEFALKRGS from the coding sequence ATGCCTATAAGACGCTACTTATCTAGTTTGCTGGCTCTGGTTTTGGTAGTCGCGATCGCCTTAACAGGCTGCGGTAACACCGACACCGGACTAAACGGCAACTATCGTCAAGATAGTTTAACATTGCTTAATAGTCTCAGAACAGCGATCGAATTACCCCAGGATGCGCCGAATAAAAAAGAGGTAGCCGAGTTAGTACGCAAGCAAATTAACGATTATGCTTCTCGCTATCGCCGAGATAATAAAGTCGCAGCTTTGCGATCGTTTACAACCATGCAAACCGCATTAAACAGTGCGGCTGGCTATTTTACACCTTCTTCTTACCGTCGTCCCATACCAGACAAATTGAAAAAACGTCTCGAACAAGAGTTTCGCCAGATAGAATTTGCTCTCAAACGAGGTTCTTAA